In a genomic window of Nitrospiraceae bacterium:
- the rpsB gene encoding 30S ribosomal protein S2 gives MGVVSIKELLEAGVHFGHQTNRWNPKMKKFLFGERNGIYIIDLQQTVARMDQAYAFVRDTVASGQPVLFVGTKRQAAEILEEEAKRANMFFVNQRWLGGMLTNFQTIRRSIDKMKKMETTLLDPAQHGLTKKEISQMQKEIVKLQKYLTGIKNLRGLPGAVFILDTRVEHIAVMEAARLEIPVIAIVDTNCDPDRITYPIPGNDDAIRSIKLITSRIADACIEGAHLRAQRDEAEFQSAPAGDAKQAAMSLESVPAS, from the coding sequence ATGGGAGTGGTTTCAATCAAGGAATTATTGGAAGCCGGCGTCCATTTTGGACACCAGACCAATCGATGGAATCCAAAGATGAAGAAATTTCTCTTTGGAGAACGAAACGGCATTTACATCATCGACCTTCAGCAAACGGTCGCCCGAATGGATCAGGCCTATGCCTTCGTCCGTGATACGGTCGCTTCCGGTCAGCCCGTTTTGTTCGTAGGCACAAAACGGCAGGCCGCCGAGATTTTGGAAGAAGAGGCCAAGCGGGCCAATATGTTTTTTGTCAACCAGCGCTGGCTGGGCGGGATGCTCACAAACTTCCAGACGATCCGCCGTAGCATCGACAAGATGAAAAAAATGGAGACGACGCTGCTTGATCCCGCGCAGCACGGCTTGACCAAGAAAGAAATCTCTCAGATGCAAAAAGAGATCGTCAAGCTGCAAAAGTATTTGACGGGAATTAAGAACCTGCGCGGCCTTCCGGGAGCGGTGTTTATCCTCGACACGAGAGTCGAGCACATTGCCGTGATGGAAGCAGCCCGCCTGGAAATTCCGGTCATTGCGATTGTGGATACGAACTGCGACCCTGACCGCATCACCTACCCCATTCCCGGCAATGACGATGCCATTCGCTCGATCAAACTCATTACGTCCCGCATCGCTGACGCCTGCATCGAAGGCGCCCATTTGCGCGCGCAACGAGACGAGGCCGAGTTTCAATCGGCTCCCGCCGGCGATGCCAAGCAAGCTGCCATGAGCCTGGAGAGCGTACCAGCATCGTAG
- a CDS encoding bifunctional nuclease family protein: MIAQMHLKGLMFDPYNNAYIVILRDEDRSDILPIWVGKSEAGSISLALENVAPPRPMTHDFMKSILDAYDAKIISVVITDLSENTYFAKIHMMYEDSEYTVDSRPSDAIALALRCNAPIFASETVIRKQNSEELEQWLENLKPEDFGKLDS; the protein is encoded by the coding sequence ATGATTGCGCAGATGCATTTGAAAGGGTTGATGTTCGACCCGTACAATAACGCTTATATTGTCATCCTGCGCGATGAGGATCGTTCCGACATCCTTCCGATTTGGGTAGGAAAATCGGAAGCCGGCTCGATCAGCCTGGCTCTGGAAAACGTCGCCCCGCCCCGACCAATGACCCATGACTTCATGAAGTCGATTCTCGACGCCTATGATGCGAAGATCATCAGCGTCGTCATCACAGACCTTTCCGAGAACACGTACTTCGCCAAGATCCACATGATGTACGAAGACTCAGAATATACCGTGGACTCTCGCCCCAGTGACGCCATTGCTCTTGCGCTTCGCTGCAACGCGCCGATTTTTGCGAGCGAGACAGTGATTCGAAAGCAGAACTCGGAAGAGCTTGAACAGTGGCTTGAGAACCTGAAACCGGAAGATTTCGGAAAGCTGGATTCCTGA
- a CDS encoding sulfurtransferase TusA family protein — translation MKNTHDSLPPKDSTGSIQPDVELDLRGVICPYNFVKTKLKLETMEGGQILSVLLDDGDPIRNVPQSVRNEGHTILSQEQIDRVHRVIIRKSAAG, via the coding sequence ATGAAAAACACCCACGACTCCCTCCCACCAAAGGACTCAACTGGATCCATCCAACCAGATGTGGAGTTGGACCTCCGAGGCGTGATCTGCCCCTACAACTTCGTCAAAACCAAACTGAAGTTGGAAACGATGGAGGGGGGGCAGATTCTGTCCGTACTTCTCGATGATGGAGACCCAATCCGGAACGTGCCTCAAAGTGTTCGCAACGAAGGCCACACGATTCTCTCCCAGGAACAAATCGACCGTGTGCATCGGGTGATCATCCGCAAGAGCGCTGCAGGTTAA
- a CDS encoding ribosomal RNA small subunit methyltransferase I, with translation MVREGSQPKSRNNGDRPSGSARFGTLYVVSTPIGNPDDLTVRALRILKTVALIASEDPVVTQTLLAHHRATGTVTSYGPRNRDEKIAILLNRLKNGCHVALVSDCGTPVIYDPGCRLIQEAHRAGIPVRSVPGPSALTAAVAISGYSGDSVLFEGHLPRLKTSLTKFCSGLRNERRTVVVFMASESIAPMLIALARTLPTRRVTIAQNLTKSGEKTLEGTPSTLLKHVRRSPKADTVTVVIEGLSSHRRPTRRSGHSSPA, from the coding sequence ATGGTTCGAGAAGGGAGTCAACCAAAGTCCCGAAATAACGGCGATCGACCGTCCGGATCAGCCCGATTCGGCACCCTCTACGTGGTGAGCACGCCCATTGGCAACCCGGACGACCTCACCGTTCGTGCGCTCCGGATTTTAAAGACTGTAGCCCTGATCGCGTCGGAAGATCCGGTCGTAACCCAGACTCTCCTCGCACATCACCGCGCCACCGGGACCGTTACGAGCTATGGGCCTCGGAATCGTGATGAAAAAATTGCCATTCTCCTGAATCGCCTCAAGAACGGCTGTCACGTCGCGCTCGTATCCGATTGCGGTACACCCGTGATCTATGATCCGGGATGCCGATTGATTCAGGAAGCACACAGAGCGGGAATCCCGGTTCGGTCCGTTCCCGGTCCATCGGCCTTGACCGCAGCCGTCGCGATTTCCGGCTACTCCGGAGACTCGGTACTCTTTGAGGGACACCTGCCACGGTTGAAAACTTCCCTCACGAAATTTTGTTCAGGACTTCGAAATGAGCGGAGAACAGTCGTGGTTTTCATGGCATCCGAGAGCATTGCGCCCATGCTCATTGCCCTCGCACGGACGCTTCCGACAAGGAGGGTGACCATTGCCCAGAACTTAACGAAATCGGGGGAAAAGACGCTTGAGGGAACACCCAGCACGCTGTTGAAACACGTGCGGCGCTCCCCAAAGGCAGACACCGTGACCGTTGTGATCGAAGGTTTGTCCTCGCATCGTCGACCCACGCGACGATCGGGGCATAGCAGTCCCGCTTAA
- the rplM gene encoding 50S ribosomal protein L13, producing MTTYLEKPANVQEKWYLVNAEGKTLGRLAARVAGLLRGKHRPTFTPNVDHGDHVVIVNAEKIQLTGDKMQTKLYRHHSGYPGGLKTATAAHVFRKDPTQLLTRAIEGMLPKTPLGNHMAKKLRVYVGPTHPHQAQRPEAITL from the coding sequence ATGACAACGTATCTGGAAAAACCGGCGAATGTGCAAGAGAAGTGGTACCTCGTCAATGCAGAAGGAAAAACATTGGGCCGCTTGGCTGCTCGCGTCGCCGGCCTCCTGCGCGGAAAACATCGCCCAACGTTTACTCCAAACGTCGACCACGGCGACCACGTGGTGATCGTGAACGCGGAGAAAATCCAGTTGACCGGTGACAAAATGCAAACCAAGTTGTACCGGCATCACAGCGGTTATCCGGGAGGGCTCAAGACGGCGACGGCCGCCCATGTCTTTCGGAAAGACCCGACCCAGCTCTTGACCAGAGCGATCGAGGGGATGCTTCCCAAAACCCCGTTGGGGAATCATATGGCGAAAAAACTCCGTGTGTATGTCGGCCCAACCCATCCACACCAGGCCCAACGGCCGGAAGCCATTACGTTGTAA
- the hemA gene encoding glutamyl-tRNA reductase, whose product MDRSLNMHIVVVGLSHKTAPVEVREKLAVPESRLGEALARLCSYSGVREGLLLSTCNRVEVYAVVDDIEAGYGRIQEFLADAHLSLPSEELTPHLYWHSGDRAIGHLFRVAASLDSMIVGESQILGQLKDAFEVALTHKTTGVILNKVVKKAISVAKRVRTDTKIAEMAVSVSYAAVELARKIFSDLSGKTVLLVGAGEMAKLAARHFVANGVRHVRVTTRSPHHALELADKFNGTAVPFEQFGEDMASADIVLVSTGAAHYLIGSDDVQRAVKQRMNRPMFLIDISVPRNIDPSVRHVDNAFLFDIDDLKLRVEQNMEDRLREAEKAEQMVSEEVKVLRQWFQSLEVTPTIVALKNRVDDIKRVELEKALGRLSHLSIQERELVEGMASTIVNKLIHSTLVTLKTEVNSSDGVAFVEAARRFFNLGETSSSDQNGLSSSSAAESDHEKGDDEPRFESLRSPSIIQNPRGTGK is encoded by the coding sequence ATGGACCGGTCTCTTAACATGCACATTGTTGTCGTCGGACTCAGCCATAAAACAGCTCCGGTGGAAGTGCGGGAAAAGCTGGCGGTTCCCGAAAGCCGCTTGGGTGAAGCCTTGGCCAGGCTTTGCTCCTATTCCGGTGTGAGGGAAGGTCTGCTGCTTTCGACATGCAATCGTGTCGAAGTATATGCGGTGGTCGACGACATTGAGGCGGGGTACGGCCGCATTCAGGAATTTCTGGCCGATGCGCATCTTTCGCTGCCTTCCGAGGAGCTGACGCCGCATCTCTATTGGCATTCGGGAGATCGTGCGATCGGCCACCTGTTCCGCGTCGCTGCGAGTCTCGATTCCATGATCGTCGGCGAATCTCAGATCCTCGGCCAATTGAAGGATGCGTTCGAGGTGGCATTGACCCATAAGACAACCGGCGTGATCTTGAACAAGGTCGTGAAGAAGGCCATTTCCGTCGCGAAGCGGGTCCGGACCGATACGAAGATTGCGGAGATGGCGGTGTCGGTCAGTTACGCCGCAGTGGAGTTGGCGAGAAAAATATTCTCCGACCTCTCCGGGAAAACCGTGCTCTTGGTCGGGGCCGGTGAGATGGCGAAGCTGGCCGCACGGCACTTTGTGGCCAACGGCGTCCGACATGTCCGCGTAACCACGCGGAGCCCTCACCATGCACTGGAATTGGCTGACAAGTTTAACGGCACCGCGGTGCCGTTCGAACAGTTCGGAGAAGACATGGCATCGGCTGATATCGTGCTTGTTTCCACAGGGGCGGCGCATTACCTCATCGGCAGCGACGATGTGCAACGAGCGGTCAAGCAACGTATGAATCGTCCGATGTTCTTGATCGATATCTCGGTTCCACGCAACATCGATCCGTCGGTTCGCCATGTGGACAACGCGTTTTTGTTCGATATCGACGACCTCAAACTCAGAGTCGAGCAAAATATGGAAGATCGGCTGCGCGAAGCGGAGAAGGCCGAACAGATGGTGAGCGAGGAAGTGAAAGTGCTCCGGCAATGGTTCCAATCACTCGAGGTCACTCCCACCATCGTGGCGTTGAAAAATCGTGTGGATGACATCAAGCGGGTTGAATTAGAGAAGGCACTCGGACGGCTCTCTCATCTTTCGATCCAGGAACGAGAGCTGGTCGAAGGCATGGCCTCTACGATCGTGAACAAGCTGATTCACAGTACGCTCGTGACATTGAAAACCGAGGTCAACTCATCCGATGGTGTTGCGTTTGTGGAGGCGGCCAGGCGGTTCTTTAACCTCGGGGAGACCTCATCTTCGGACCAGAATGGGCTCTCTTCTTCATCGGCTGCTGAGTCCGACCACGAAAAGGGGGACGACGAACCGCGATTTGAAAGTCTGAGATCCCCATCAATTATCCAGAACCCACGAGGGACAGGGAAGTAA
- the tsf gene encoding translation elongation factor Ts encodes MAGSSQLVKELREKTGAGILDCQKALAENGDNIEKAIDFLRQKGLAAAQKKAGRETNQGLVHAYIHMGGKIGVLIEVNCETDFVARNDEFKTFVNDLALQVAAAKPSYVKREEIPASIIDKERMIYEAQAKEMGKPPAAWPKIIEGKLEKFYQESCLIEQAFIKDPAVTIKDLLSQKIAKIGENINIRRFTRYQLGEV; translated from the coding sequence ATGGCAGGATCAAGTCAACTCGTCAAAGAACTACGGGAAAAAACAGGGGCCGGCATCCTCGATTGTCAAAAAGCCCTCGCGGAAAACGGCGACAATATCGAGAAAGCCATCGACTTTCTCCGTCAGAAGGGACTGGCGGCCGCTCAAAAAAAAGCCGGCCGGGAAACGAACCAGGGCCTCGTCCACGCCTACATTCACATGGGCGGGAAAATTGGGGTATTGATTGAGGTCAACTGCGAGACCGACTTCGTGGCTCGGAACGACGAATTCAAGACATTCGTGAATGACCTGGCGCTGCAGGTTGCCGCGGCAAAGCCGTCGTACGTCAAGCGAGAAGAAATTCCAGCATCCATTATCGACAAAGAGCGCATGATCTACGAAGCGCAGGCCAAGGAAATGGGAAAACCCCCGGCTGCCTGGCCGAAGATCATCGAGGGGAAACTCGAAAAATTTTATCAGGAAAGCTGTTTGATCGAGCAGGCCTTTATCAAAGATCCTGCCGTTACGATCAAGGATCTGCTGTCCCAGAAGATTGCCAAGATCGGTGAGAACATCAACATCCGCCGGTTTACACGCTACCAGCTAGGCGAAGTATGA
- a CDS encoding Fe(2+)-trafficking protein, producing the protein MSEVQCVTCGQSGEAITETLFMGRFEADIKAKVCRPCWKKWEAMRVMVINEYQVNLGDESGRELVKKQMKAFLKLGEQADTSKLEQNYRPPSGT; encoded by the coding sequence ATGTCTGAAGTGCAATGCGTGACCTGCGGACAGTCCGGAGAGGCCATTACCGAAACCCTCTTCATGGGGCGGTTTGAGGCGGACATTAAGGCAAAGGTCTGTCGGCCTTGCTGGAAGAAATGGGAAGCGATGCGGGTCATGGTCATTAATGAGTATCAAGTGAACCTGGGGGATGAGAGCGGCAGAGAACTCGTCAAGAAACAAATGAAGGCCTTTCTGAAATTGGGGGAACAAGCCGACACATCCAAACTCGAACAGAATTATCGACCACCGTCTGGTACGTGA
- the frr gene encoding ribosome recycling factor, translating into MSNPAAIRQKATEKMEATIDHLKHDLAGLRTGRASVALLDGVRVDYYGTMTPLKQVANLSTPEARLITIQPWEPQLIKEIEKAISASGLGITPSNDGKIIRVPIPPLTEERRKELTKICKKHGEDAKVHIRGVRRDANEELKKLQKDAKLTEDELRKGEIDTQKLTDQYIQKIDDVIKKKEHDILEV; encoded by the coding sequence ATGTCAAACCCCGCAGCGATTCGCCAAAAAGCGACCGAAAAAATGGAAGCGACGATCGATCACCTCAAGCATGACTTGGCCGGCTTGCGGACCGGACGCGCGTCCGTTGCACTGTTGGACGGTGTTCGGGTGGATTACTACGGTACCATGACACCGCTTAAACAGGTGGCTAATCTGTCGACCCCGGAAGCCCGGCTAATTACGATTCAGCCGTGGGAGCCGCAGCTGATTAAGGAAATTGAAAAAGCGATCTCGGCATCCGGGCTCGGTATTACTCCATCGAACGACGGGAAGATCATTCGTGTCCCCATCCCCCCTCTCACGGAAGAACGGCGGAAGGAGCTGACCAAGATCTGCAAGAAACACGGAGAAGACGCCAAGGTGCATATCCGCGGGGTCAGGCGGGATGCCAACGAAGAATTGAAGAAATTGCAGAAAGATGCGAAGCTGACAGAAGATGAGCTGCGGAAAGGCGAGATCGACACGCAAAAGCTCACCGATCAGTACATCCAAAAAATCGACGACGTCATCAAGAAGAAAGAACACGACATCCTCGAAGTCTGA
- the pyrH gene encoding UMP kinase has protein sequence MSSAKYRRILLKVSGEMLAGEQGYGIQPSVLEGLAEEIASVVALDVEVAVVIGGGNIFRGIAASASGMERASADYMGMLATVLNALALQNALERKGVMTRVQSAIEMRQLAEGYIRRRAIRHLEKKRVVIFAGGTGNPYFSTDTAAALRAMEIGAQVIMKGTKVDGIYDADPVKNPSAKKYTEISFLSILNQNLKVMDATAISLCMDNQLPLIVFNLKQKGNFKRVATGDPIGTTVTVASR, from the coding sequence ATGAGCTCTGCCAAATACCGGCGCATCCTCCTCAAAGTCAGTGGAGAGATGTTGGCTGGTGAGCAGGGATACGGCATCCAACCCTCCGTCCTCGAAGGTCTCGCCGAGGAAATCGCCTCCGTTGTGGCGCTCGATGTGGAAGTCGCCGTGGTCATCGGTGGAGGCAACATCTTCCGCGGCATTGCCGCGAGCGCCTCAGGCATGGAGCGCGCATCCGCCGACTATATGGGGATGCTGGCGACGGTCCTCAATGCACTGGCGTTGCAAAACGCGCTTGAACGCAAGGGCGTCATGACGCGCGTGCAATCCGCGATTGAAATGCGTCAGCTGGCCGAAGGGTACATCCGACGCCGGGCGATCCGCCATCTCGAAAAAAAACGCGTCGTCATCTTCGCTGGCGGGACGGGCAATCCGTACTTCTCGACTGATACGGCGGCGGCGCTCCGGGCCATGGAGATCGGGGCACAGGTCATCATGAAGGGCACGAAGGTCGACGGCATTTATGATGCTGATCCGGTCAAGAACCCGTCGGCCAAAAAGTACACCGAAATCTCCTTCCTCTCGATTCTCAACCAAAACCTCAAGGTGATGGACGCGACTGCGATCAGCCTCTGTATGGACAATCAACTTCCATTGATCGTATTCAACCTTAAGCAGAAGGGCAACTTTAAACGGGTCGCGACCGGCGATCCGATCGGCACGACTGTTACGGTCGCATCCCGTTAA
- the rpsI gene encoding 30S ribosomal protein S9, translating to MAVATQYATGRRKCAVARAWVTGTAGDITINDKPLEQAFPRLTLRQIIQLPLEIAGVAGKYSIKATVHGGGPTGQAGAIRHAIARALATMNQPLRSPLKKEGLLTRDSRVKERKKYGQKGARKRFQYSKR from the coding sequence ATGGCAGTGGCTACTCAGTACGCAACCGGACGAAGAAAATGTGCGGTAGCCCGAGCCTGGGTGACCGGGACGGCAGGCGATATTACGATCAATGATAAACCGCTGGAGCAGGCGTTCCCGCGTTTGACGTTACGCCAGATTATCCAATTACCACTCGAGATCGCTGGCGTCGCCGGAAAATATTCCATCAAGGCGACGGTTCACGGGGGAGGGCCGACTGGACAGGCCGGTGCCATCAGACATGCCATCGCCAGAGCCCTCGCGACTATGAACCAACCGCTCCGCAGCCCCCTCAAGAAGGAAGGGCTGCTCACCCGAGATTCCCGGGTCAAAGAGCGGAAAAAGTACGGTCAGAAGGGTGCGCGCAAACGGTTCCAGTACTCGAAACGATAA
- the argC gene encoding N-acetyl-gamma-glutamyl-phosphate reductase produces the protein MKKFRIAIAGASGYAGAELVRLVALHPHFELVAVTSEKSAGAAVASVFPSLAGLVVHTFQALTPETLAERADAVFLALPHTKSLDPVAVSVKAGKIVVDLSADYRLKNPLVYEQWYETPHTHAQLLNEAVYGLPELYRSAIAKAKFVASPGCYPTAAVLQLAPLFARDLVQPNTVVIDAKSGISGAGRSPALAYHFPEAHESLEPYKIGQHRHTPEIEQELTGLLGKAVGRSGGSDSSVTVAFTPHLVPMNRGILSTAYCKLRNPLKLTDLRSLYRDFYKGERFVRVHEDIVPNPRYIKGSNYCDLAVFTDDRAGWVVTVAAVDNLVKGAAGQAIQAMNLMLGLPEEAGLTSPAAYP, from the coding sequence ATGAAAAAGTTTCGAATTGCAATCGCAGGAGCGAGCGGCTATGCAGGCGCGGAACTCGTCCGTCTCGTGGCTCTCCATCCACACTTCGAGTTGGTGGCTGTTACGTCAGAAAAGTCGGCTGGCGCAGCCGTTGCCTCCGTCTTTCCCAGCCTCGCTGGCCTTGTGGTACACACGTTTCAAGCTCTCACACCTGAGACCTTGGCAGAACGAGCCGATGCCGTTTTTCTGGCACTCCCCCATACAAAATCTTTGGACCCGGTCGCAGTTTCCGTCAAAGCAGGCAAGATCGTCGTTGATCTTAGCGCCGACTACCGGCTGAAAAATCCACTGGTCTATGAACAGTGGTATGAGACCCCTCACACCCACGCTCAATTGTTGAATGAAGCCGTCTACGGACTTCCGGAGTTGTATCGGTCTGCCATCGCCAAGGCGAAGTTTGTCGCTTCACCCGGTTGCTATCCGACCGCAGCAGTCCTGCAATTGGCACCGCTTTTCGCCCGGGACCTCGTTCAGCCCAATACCGTGGTTATTGATGCAAAATCCGGGATCTCCGGTGCCGGTCGAAGCCCTGCGCTCGCCTATCATTTTCCAGAAGCGCACGAATCACTGGAGCCGTACAAGATCGGCCAACACCGCCACACTCCTGAGATCGAGCAAGAACTCACCGGGCTATTGGGAAAAGCCGTGGGCCGGTCTGGCGGGAGTGATTCATCAGTTACCGTTGCCTTTACGCCGCATCTTGTTCCCATGAACCGGGGAATTTTGAGCACGGCCTATTGCAAATTACGCAATCCGCTGAAGCTCACCGACCTTCGGTCCTTGTACCGCGACTTCTATAAAGGGGAGCGATTCGTCCGCGTCCACGAAGATATCGTCCCCAATCCGCGTTATATCAAAGGGTCCAATTATTGCGACCTTGCTGTCTTCACCGATGATCGAGCCGGCTGGGTCGTGACCGTTGCAGCAGTGGACAATCTCGTCAAGGGAGCCGCGGGCCAAGCGATTCAAGCGATGAACCTCATGCTTGGTCTTCCTGAGGAAGCGGGGCTTACCAGTCCTGCTGCCTACCCCTAG
- a CDS encoding bifunctional nuclease family protein: MSDASSSLNHDLIEFKVDRVVDETATDTRIVVLTRAGSPTDTFPIWVGAAEGSAIKLAMDTMVTPRPMSHDLIKSFIEHLGVVLRRVVITDVKSSTYYATVYLESKGVERTVDARPSDAISLALRVHCPIYITQDVLTRRSSSNLDAWLAKMESKNLGTQEVQET; the protein is encoded by the coding sequence ATGAGCGACGCATCGTCTTCCCTAAATCACGATTTGATTGAGTTCAAGGTCGATCGCGTCGTCGACGAAACGGCGACAGACACGAGGATCGTGGTGTTGACGCGTGCAGGTTCTCCGACCGATACGTTCCCGATCTGGGTCGGAGCAGCAGAAGGCTCCGCGATCAAGCTGGCGATGGATACGATGGTCACTCCGCGGCCGATGAGTCATGACCTGATCAAGAGTTTTATCGAACATTTAGGAGTTGTTCTGCGACGCGTGGTGATCACTGACGTCAAAAGCAGTACCTACTATGCGACGGTGTATCTCGAAAGCAAGGGTGTCGAGCGGACGGTCGATGCAAGGCCGAGTGATGCCATCTCGCTGGCATTGCGCGTTCATTGTCCTATTTACATTACGCAGGACGTGCTGACACGTCGCAGCAGCAGCAACCTCGATGCGTGGCTCGCAAAGATGGAGTCGAAGAACCTCGGAACGCAAGAAGTCCAAGAAACCTGA
- the argJ gene encoding bifunctional glutamate N-acetyltransferase/amino-acid acetyltransferase ArgJ has protein sequence MHQPSFRKSPRQGVTAPAGFKATGVHCGIKKAGLLDLALVVSERSGPIAGVFTRNRIVAAPVILDRLHLRHRRGRAFIINSGNANACTGPAGTTTARRTAQLVARVLGVPPYEVFVGSTGVIGRPLPFTCIRDGIPRLMKELGARGGHLAARAIMTTDLHPKHVGLQTKIGGRIVTIGGMAKGSGMIHPDMATMLGYLTTDAAITRSALQRALTLAVDNSFNCISVDGDTSTNDTVLCLANGLAGNRAISTGTSDFRRFVQLLTKTCETLALAICRDGEGVTKVVKIAVSGADTAKQAHQIAQTVATSNLVKTALFGEDANWGRVMAAIGRAGVPVIQGKVDIWFDGVAMVKHGVGLGPAAERRIAQVFKQKEFTIAIRLGSGRHQSHMWTTDLSYDYVRINASYRS, from the coding sequence ATGCACCAGCCGTCTTTTAGGAAATCTCCTCGTCAGGGCGTCACGGCTCCAGCCGGGTTTAAGGCAACGGGCGTACACTGCGGAATCAAGAAGGCCGGCCTCCTCGATTTGGCCTTGGTGGTCTCGGAGCGGAGCGGCCCGATTGCCGGCGTATTCACCCGCAATCGGATCGTCGCCGCCCCGGTCATCCTCGATCGTCTCCATCTCCGACATAGGCGTGGCCGTGCCTTCATTATCAACAGCGGCAATGCCAATGCCTGTACCGGCCCTGCAGGCACGACGACAGCTCGACGGACGGCACAGCTGGTGGCCAGGGTGCTTGGTGTTCCTCCATACGAAGTCTTTGTGGGATCGACTGGCGTCATTGGCCGTCCCCTCCCATTCACCTGTATCAGGGACGGGATACCGAGGTTGATGAAGGAACTTGGCGCTCGCGGAGGGCACCTGGCGGCTCGGGCCATTATGACGACAGACCTTCATCCCAAGCACGTCGGGTTACAGACCAAGATCGGTGGACGGATCGTGACCATTGGTGGAATGGCCAAGGGATCGGGCATGATCCATCCTGATATGGCCACCATGTTGGGCTACCTCACGACGGATGCGGCGATCACGAGGTCCGCGTTGCAGCGTGCCTTAACGTTGGCCGTCGACAACTCGTTCAATTGCATCTCGGTCGACGGCGACACCAGCACCAACGATACCGTGCTCTGCCTGGCCAATGGACTCGCCGGCAATCGTGCGATCTCAACTGGCACGTCAGACTTCCGCCGATTTGTTCAGCTCCTGACCAAGACCTGCGAAACCTTGGCTCTGGCAATTTGTCGTGATGGAGAAGGCGTGACGAAGGTGGTGAAGATTGCCGTTTCCGGTGCTGATACTGCGAAGCAGGCACATCAGATTGCCCAAACTGTGGCAACGTCGAATTTGGTCAAGACCGCTCTGTTCGGCGAGGATGCCAATTGGGGTCGGGTGATGGCTGCGATCGGGAGGGCCGGCGTTCCTGTCATTCAGGGGAAAGTCGATATCTGGTTCGACGGAGTCGCCATGGTCAAGCACGGCGTCGGACTTGGCCCAGCGGCTGAGAGGCGGATTGCGCAGGTCTTCAAGCAGAAAGAGTTTACGATCGCCATCCGTCTCGGCAGCGGAAGACACCAATCCCACATGTGGACAACGGATTTGTCGTACGACTATGTGCGCATCAACGCGAGCTACAGGTCCTGA
- the ccsA gene encoding cytochrome c biogenesis protein CcsA codes for MAAVFFMVTMALYFGATVLFLAYLLRRAEALSTVSLGITAAGFCTHTVAIVARMMGATGGSPPTFHEALSFFSWMLVLVFLAVEFRHRIHVLGSFIVPLALVSLVSAAALPDTAPTLRPMFGTLWVHVTLSMLGTVGFAVAFVAGVMYLIQDGLLKSKRFNVLYSKLPALDFLDQLNQQSIVMGFPLLTLGIITGAISAEFVQGSYVSWNPEQTWALVTWLFYFAVLVGRLTVGWRAKRAAYLTIIGFAGVILTLVGVVLKSYGPVS; via the coding sequence ATGGCCGCCGTGTTTTTTATGGTGACGATGGCGCTCTATTTTGGCGCCACTGTCTTATTTCTGGCCTATCTTCTCCGGCGTGCTGAAGCGCTCTCCACTGTGTCTCTCGGCATCACCGCGGCCGGTTTCTGCACGCACACCGTGGCTATTGTAGCCCGGATGATGGGAGCAACAGGAGGTTCACCACCGACATTCCATGAAGCCCTCTCATTTTTCTCATGGATGCTCGTCCTCGTGTTTCTCGCAGTGGAGTTTCGCCATCGGATTCACGTGCTCGGCTCGTTTATTGTCCCGCTCGCGCTCGTTTCCCTTGTCTCAGCGGCTGCGCTCCCCGATACCGCCCCCACGCTCAGGCCAATGTTTGGCACCTTGTGGGTCCATGTGACCTTGAGCATGTTGGGCACGGTCGGATTTGCCGTGGCGTTCGTAGCCGGTGTGATGTATCTGATTCAGGACGGTCTTCTCAAGTCCAAACGGTTTAACGTGCTGTATTCGAAGCTGCCCGCGTTGGATTTCCTGGACCAATTGAATCAGCAGTCGATTGTCATGGGGTTTCCGCTGCTCACGCTCGGCATCATCACCGGCGCGATTTCGGCCGAATTCGTTCAAGGATCCTATGTGAGCTGGAATCCCGAGCAAACGTGGGCCCTGGTCACCTGGCTGTTTTATTTCGCTGTGCTCGTTGGACGGCTGACGGTGGGTTGGCGCGCGAAGCGGGCCGCCTATCTGACCATTATTGGATTTGCAGGAGTCATTCTGACGCTTGTCGGTGTCGTGCTGAAGAGTTATGGACCGGTCTCTTAA